The proteins below come from a single Triticum aestivum cultivar Chinese Spring chromosome 5D, IWGSC CS RefSeq v2.1, whole genome shotgun sequence genomic window:
- the LOC123119898 gene encoding 40S ribosomal protein S29-like, whose protein sequence is MGHSNVWNSHPKNYGPGSRVCRVCGNSHGLIRKYGLMCCRQCFRSNAKDIGFIKYR, encoded by the exons ATGGGGCACTCCAACGTCTGGAACTCCCACCCCAAGAACTACGGGCCCGGCTCCCGCGTCTG CCGGGTCTGTGGGAACTCCCATGGACTGATCAGGAAGTATGGGCTGATGTGCTGCAGGCAGTGTTTCCGCAGCAACGCCAAGGACATTGGCTTCATCAAG TACCGTTAA